TAAAggcatgcaaatcaaataaaacactggatggagacgcaaaattctccaacagacCAAAAAGGGGTACTCAACTCagttgatgaggaagaagctgatgcatccatgataaaaaatcattcaaagaaacaagaaaaaacaagCAGAAACTCTCCCAGCGACCGACAAAGATGGCGACTGCAGAGGGGAATgtatcaacaggaaacgtgttagttgaaGCACATTGAAATCGGGAGTTTTAACGTCTTTGTTGCCCACATATCTTACtcttaccttatccttcgagacaaggttaactctattcggggaagtaTAACCATAGCTTCTTATTAACACATTCCTCATTTATACCAGATATCTCTCGGGTTATTCGTTCCATTAAAACTCCATTGATACCTCAggggtaaaatttctctggtgtcTCACTCGAAGAATTATACCaaatagaagctgccaatgagagACTTCCATGAGGACGCTATTGCTTTAGCCCAAAAAAGTCAAAGATGAAATGATACTGATGGTTTAATGTtacattcaactattgtacacgatgtaggttatgcaaaatctactcataaactTTACTCGACAatagaaaaacattaacagcaatatgaaaataatagtcagTAAACAGTAAATAAAACCATATTTAAGATGtatcatattgtagatatttacagtattacacaaagatccaccgaatactcacagcataccaaaactaatggataaatatacaaagttgttaccaagtaggacgagttgactttTTACATCAAGGGACAGATAGCGTTGAGTAGTTTCacatataaaatgttgacagaaagaaatatgtcagccacttataagtaatagaagctttgcctaacAACCAGttgttatatattactttagttagtcttaacttatgatcaattccattttctgttattttagtgacgttatcattacgtcatgattttctgttattgtagtaacgtttttattacgtcatgactccagccgttgggcagttgaatttgaaatagagtcagtgtctgcctccgtgtactagagaatacatctcttttcaagaactcgtcttttcatttcctttttctgcatgCATCTTTACAGAAAATGACTACAATATAGATTAAGCAGGAATATTACAAGTGGCGACGAGGAATACAacgaaaaataaattgattaaccaTGGCTACACAGTGTCCAGCATTCAATCCTAGCTTAGAAACTGTAGTTGAGTTTCTTGAAAGATTCACAGTTTAATCTGCTGATTTACTGCAGCAAGCTGGATACGACAGTACTAAGAAGGTCAGTATTTTGGTCAAATCTCTTCCTGTAAATGTCGTTACTGATGTGCAATGGAGACTCAAACCAGTGAAACTGTCAGACGCCACACACGAAAATATTAAAGAAACTTTAATTGCTCAGTATGAGGTTAAAAAGAGTGTGATAGGTGCAACGGTACAATTCCTGTATAGGAAACAACTTCCGGATGAATCTATTGAAAACTATGCACGTGCATTAAATGActtgtgttcaaattgcaattataAAGATTGTTGTCGGGACAGGTCTCTGCGAGATGCATTTGTGAGTGGCTTAAGGTCTGCCAGCATTCTGAGTGGTTTGTTGCAAGACTGTGAAAACAAGTCATTTAACGAGTGTGTTGAGAAGGCGAAACTACTGGCAACATTTTCCGCTGATGCTCAGGATATAAAGCCAGAATGCAATCATCACACAAGCTATAAAGTTACTGAACATAGAGCTAAAGGTATTAAAAAGGTTCCTACTTCATACATTTGCATACGGTGTGGTCAGCAAGCAAATCATTTTGCTAATGATTGTTTTACCATGAAACTGAAATGCAGGAAATGCCAGAAAACTGGTCGCCTTGCTAGGTGTTGCAAATCCACTGCAAAGTCATTGCATACGGTCTCTGAACCAACTCCGAGGGATGCAGCAACGACCCAGAGAGATGTGGCAACGCAGCATAAGGGGATGGCACGCTATGACCAGACGGATGATGATGTTAGTGTCGTAGAAGTCACCTGTGAATGTTTTCAGCGAAGGGTAAATTCTTTTTTAGAATAAACTCCACTGTGCCTATGTCTGATTCACCATATATGTTGAGCTGTTTTATTAACAATCAGAAAGGCGGATTTGAAATTGATAGTGGAAGTCATGTTTCTACAATATGTCAAAGTGATGCAGCCAGAGCCCGTGTTGTTATTTCTCCAACAAAACACCGTGTTTGTGGATACAGTGGAAATGCTATAAATTTATGTGGAGAAGCTTATGTAAATGTGACCTATGGTCACAAAATGTCGAAACAcaaattcttaattgtaaattcCAGTGATGTTAATTTGTTGGGTAGGGATTTATGTCAAAAGATGGATATTAAAATTGTGTTACCGGATGTTATGCTACATTCTGATAAGGTAAATaatgtaaatgtgagtaaatatgatgACATCAGGAATAGAATTTTGTGTGAATTCAAAACATATATTCGTGATGAATTTCAGTCTGACGTCAAACATACTGTCTCCTTAAATGTCATGTCTGATGCAAAGCCAATTTTTGCAAGAGCTTGAACTGTTCCATTGCGTTTACGAAGTAAGGTAAAAGAAGAACTTGACAGGTTAATTGCTAGTGGTAAGATATCTAAGGTATATTCCAGTGATTGGGCTTCACCCACAGTTAATGTCATGAAGGATGAGAATCACATTCGAATATGTGGGGATTTTTCAGTTACAGTCAATAAATTCCTCGATCCAGTGCAGACTCCATTACCCTCTATTGACGAGGTCATTGCACAAGTTGGCTCTGCAACAGTTTTCTCTAAAATTGATTTAGCACATGCATTTTTACAGTTGCCGTTAGATGAAGAATCTAAGAAATGTACAACAATTAACACTTGTGAAGGGTTGTATCGATACAATTACCTCCCATTTGGCTTACGGGCTAGTCCCGGTATATTCCAGTCATTTATGTTGTAGTTACTGAATGacattaataatttgattatttaccAGGATGATCTACTTATTTTGTCTCCTAAGGTTGATGAGCATATTGTTACCTTGAGGAAAGTATTAAATACTCTACAGGATGCTGGTATcaaagttaataacaataaatgttccttttttttacCGAAGAGGTGCATTATTTAGGGCATATATTCAATAACAAGGGGGTGCATACTGATCCTGGAAAAGTTCGTTCCATTGTTGATGCCCCTGCACCCAAAGATTTAAAGCAATTGCAAGCATTCTTGGGACTGTGTAACTATTATAAACGGTTTATTCCTAAATTCACTGACGAGTTTGCTCCATTGTATAGATTATTGCATAAAAATGCAAGATTTGTATGGAATCAAGAACATCAGAAGTGCTTTGATACTGTTAAGTTATTGTTCACATCTCATAGGGCTCTGCAATTGTTTAATCCAGGTTATGAAACCTTGTTGGGAACAGAcagttcaggatatggaattgctgCTGTACTAATGCAACGTAAAGATATATACTCTCTGTGGCTGCCTGTAATATTTGCATCACGTACTCTGAGCAATGCGGAACGTAATTACTCAAATCTTGAAAGAGAGGCATTGTCTGTGGTGTTTGGGTATGAAAAAATTCAGAGAATTTCTTCTTGGTTCAAAATTCATCATTAGGAATGATCAACAACCCTTGCGTAAATTGTTCTCTCATACAGCAGGCGTACCTTTCACATGTTCTGCTTGGTTACAGCGTTGGTATTTAAGACTATCTAAGTTTAATTATGTTTTGAATATTCAAAAGGCGCAGATAATGTTAACAGTGATTGTTTAAGTAGACTGCCTCTACCTGAATATGATCATGATTGTGAGCCATATGAACTAATATTTACTGTGAATTCCTTGTCAGATATGAATACAGTAACCTGTGTTGAAATTCAATAGGAGACAGATATGGATGACAATTTATCTGAATTGAAACATTGTATAAAATACGGAGTTCCTATCAATGCTAAGTCTAACTTGTTGCTATATAAGAACGTTTTGAAGGATATGTCTATTATGAAAGGCTACATTTTGTATCAGAATCGTGTTTTAATTCCTCATTCTGTACG
This DNA window, taken from Palaemon carinicauda isolate YSFRI2023 chromosome 10, ASM3689809v2, whole genome shotgun sequence, encodes the following:
- the LOC137648195 gene encoding uncharacterized protein, yielding MAVLRRSVQTWHLQAGYDSTKKVSILVKSLPVNVVTDVQWRLKPVKLSDATHENIKETLIAQYEVKKSVIGATVQFLYRKQLPDESIENYARALNDLCSNCNYKDCCRDRSLRDAFVSGLRSASILSGLLQDCENKSFNECVEKAKLLATFSADAQDIKPECNHHTSYKVTEHRAKGIKKVPTSYICIRCGQQANHFANDCFTMKLKCRKCQKTGRLARCCKSTAKSLHTVSEPTPRDAATTQRDVATQHKGMARYDQTDDDKGGFEIDSGSHVSTICQSDAARARVVISPTKHRVCGYSGNAINLCGEAYVNVTYGHKMSKHKFLIVNSSDVNLLVNVMKDENHIRICGDFSVTVNKFLDPVQTPLPSIDEVIAQVGSATVFSKIDLAHAFLQLPLDEESKKCTTINTCEGLYRYNYLPFGLRASPGIFQSFML